TCCAACAATCTAACATACGTGGTACACAGACCTCCAACAATCTAACACATATGATAAACAGACCTACAAAAATCTAACACATGTGATACACAGACCTCCAACAAGCTAACATACGTGATACATAGACCTCCAACAATTTGACATATGTGACACACAGACCTCCAACAATCTGACATATGTGATACATAGACCTCCAACAATCTAACATATGTGACACACATGCCACCAAAAATCTGACATATGTGAGACACACACCTCCAACAATCTAGCATATGTGATACAAAGACCTTTCGAAGCTGTACACTGATTGTACACTTGGTATACCTTAACTTACAGAGAATACGTCTCACATATGAGGTTCAGTCAACTAGGATTCAGAACTTTGTCCCAATTCTTATGCTGTTCACTCGAGTCTGCTCCAATTTAAAGTACTCTATTATTGCAGAGTATACAATTTTATGCATATAAATACCTGATCATACTTAGTACAGTATGATGAGGTAGTTTTACTGTATACCATGATTATCGTGGTCAATCGAGCGCTACCAGCAATTAAAGAAAATTCATGAAATCGAAATAATTAAACACATCTAATAAAGTCATCGTTCCGTTGTTCATAAGTATTTCACCATTTTTCTCAAAAGGCAGTCACTTGATTGGAAGCATATGACAACGCTGGTAAAGGAATGTTTAAAACCCAGAAAAGAACCCAGAAAGTTACGCTTACAGTGTTTTGAGATATGTATGGGCCAATAACTATAGATCTCAAAAGTCAAGGTACAACAGTCATATCTAACAATTACTGTAGTCAAGGTGAAACAGTCAAGTCTAGCAATTACTGTAGTCAAGGTGCAACAGGCATGTCTAGCAATTACTGTAGTCAAGGTGCaacagtcatgtctagcaattaCTGTAGTCAAGGTGCAACAGGCATGTCTAACAATTACTGTAGTCAAGGTGCaacagtcatgtctagcaattaCTGTAGTCAAGGTGCAACAGGCATGTCTAGCAATTACTGTAGTCAATGTGCaacagtcatgtctagcaaGTACTGTCGTCAAGGTGAACCAGTCAAGTGTAGCAATTACTGTAGTCAATGTGCAACAGTCAAGTCTAGCAATTACTGTGGTAAAGGTGCaacagtcatgtctagcaattaCTGTAGTCAAGGTGCaacagtcatgtctagcaattaCTGTAGTCAAGGTGCaacagtcatgtctagcaattaCTGTAGTCAAGATGCaacagtcatgtctagcaattaCTGTAGTCAAGGTGCAACAGGCATGTCTAGCAATTACTGTAGTCAATGTGCAACAGTCAAGTCTAGCAATGACTGTGGTCAAGGTGCAACAGTCAAGTTTAGCAATTACTGTAGTCAAGGTGCAACAGTCAAGTCTAGCAATTACTGTGGTAAAGGTGCAGcagtcatgtctagcaattaCTGTAGTCAAGGTGCAACAGTCATGTCTAACAATTACTGTAGTTAAGGTGCAACAGTCAAGTCTAGCAATTACTGTAGTCAAGGTGCaacagtcatgtctagcaattaCTGTAGTCAATGTGCAACAGTCAAGTCTAGCAATGACTGTGGTCAAGGTGCAACAGTCCAGTTTAGCAATTACTGTAGTCAAGGTGCaacagtcatgtctagcaattaCTGTCATCAAGGTGCaacagtcatgtctagcaattaCTGTAGTCAAGGTGCAACAGTCAAGTCTAGCAATTACTGTAGTCAAGGTGCAAGTCAAGTCTAGCAATTACTGTAGTCAAGGTACaacagtcatgtctagcaattaCTGTAGTCAAGGTACaacagtcatgtctagcaattaCTGTAGTCAAGATGCAACAGGCATGTCTAGCAATTACTGTAGTCAAGATGTAACAGTCATATCTAGCAATTACTGTGGTCAAGGCGCAACAGTCATGTCTAGCAGTTACTGTATAGCAGAGCAGGAaagcatcaaaaagctgtcaaaaagtGATTTATCTCTTTTGAAGGTGGGCTATGCGATAAGAGtcatctagatcagaatttcGAGCTGATTTtaaatatctggtttctacacctctcagattgttcaCTTTGAGCAAaatagttaatatattattttaattaaatgtctgtaatgtttATGTGCTTTTACCAACaatgtaataatgaaaatggcatataaatactaaataattagcaataacctaagctggaatcaattctgataacactaaaatatttattattcaaatattaaaataatattagaattgtattatataatattgtgtatttccagtttggttgatatattgacagctttacagtttgtccttgttattccgcaactcctatatcattacagatctgcaaaacaaaatgaaaagtatttttaaagactcaaaccatgtatatataatattttagtatacatatattcatcattaatgcttattatgttaaACCGtatactttattatgcaagtgaaattGCAAGtagtcagtcttttatacgACATGACACATATGTATTCAAATCAAACATGAAACACACCtctggttacaataccactcgaatactaaccttctaattTACAatcatctgagtcttctgcatcattactttcatctccatcctttttatttttattgctacagcagctgcatctgcacatgtccgtacacttgagatctgtattgttgcactgacagcgacgagactgggacccagttttgcatcgacaaaacatgtccatgagcacatcaggaggtgctggttgttgtgtcatccatctagctttaagctctccaccttccataaaccatccatgttgctgggaAGATcgggcattgatgatgatttgcttagCTTTTCTCCATATCGCGGCCTGATAGGCAGCCCTACATAAAGGGAGATTTAACTTAActagtgtgggtggtaggtttgattgtgatgtgtgagacggtgagcagaagatcttataccgtgcttcattgatggaattggtctcttcaccatataatctgcatatgaatgtctcaatagattctCTTATCGCACCAACTTAAAAATCTGTTTCCAATGATTTCAGAgtgttacagaattcaggattgttctttagcagcttgaaaaaagttatcttccctttggaatagaatgtgtttacactgtcgcatccacttagagcatggaggccgagcagtgctttgcatTGTTCGGGTGTGAGGACGGTAGAGAGACACCTATGGTTCTATATCTCAACTGCTccttaccacagcagtaaatgagtttctgtgatggcagctcatccaCTAGAGATTGACAGCTTATaaaaacatctgtgtcctggcacttgactagaacttttgagctAGGTTTGTCTTCGATTATCTTTGCGATATGTGATCACATGCGCGTAGATAAGAtatcagagttagccagggaccagctgatgttgccaagagagaatAATAgcacttttctcaaatccaagttacgctgttggcggagcactaacaaattctcaaacagtctgtgcAAACACTCTaggactttttcttttgatttcttcttagctgatggtaatgtggtgaaggttttgagctggtttgacttgatggatgcattgaaatcaatcttttGGGTGCTTTACCTCTtctggacaaattctgaaagctgtttctctcctatcacatttgccatttcaagatcctgcttcacttTAATGGAGGCTTCtgcaccactggtaatatgtactagcttggtggtttgaaacgcaaacggatttattcttgctgttaAGAGTCTTTCATGAGTTccctcatttcctcatcagccttccatgccttttcaagcatctcataacttgctgcatccgaATCACCAAGCACTAGCATTttcttcatgtctgtatgtacagctgttcattccgggtgagatagagtccagcGTTGAGAGGTCGATGACTTCctggtaaaccctatgattccaccgtgagactttgagtctcttttaactgtttgctcaatagattgatcacaagcgatagagctgaatggacagtgatgtGGTGATTActgattgataagtaaaataccctttcttcataagagcctcatacaccttgctctgcgatactttcagattagttttctctgcatagtacagcgtgccatatctagcatagtttgtgtggtcatatgcaaaaaaccacggaaggatcatacatgtaatttatctacACATTTATGTCCACATTGTAGGCTACaacacgtcatgtaaactgcaaagagttagttttgctgctcacaaaatgtgcaaacaaaaatgaaaatgttttctttttctcccaccaaagtaccatcatcatgAAGTAATCATCTTGAATttgtaaagtaataaatatctaGTACCgcctcttctgctgtatcacattctttctgtctcttctcatgtcttttctcagctctttccataacaagtttgttacaatactttttatagcAGGCATAATGACATAACAAGTCTGAACTTTCATCGAAGTTCTCAAtgtttagcactttttgagcaatttcacattgaatgctctcttctttCAATATCAAGtatctgtttgaatactgtttggctgCCTCATATcgaagtttagtcactctgactagggcTTCATTCACAGACTGATCAAGACAGTAAAATAGCAGTtttgctgcatccttggcatggCTTGAAAAATGCTGAGAGTTGACTCACCGAATCTCAAATAAAAGAATTTATTAATTTTCGAGATTGGAagatagttttctttgtctgttacgtaaggttttccaagcaaacttggagttgcccctCCCATTTCAAAAGTGCGCTCTAGCTCAGAAATGTACAAACACATAGCCTATATGAAGAGACATTACAATTGAactcagcataaatttctgactatgaaacacttttgtttgagaaGCCCACCCTCTGAAGAAaaaagctgaaagataagtttatgttcctgctctactagTAGTCAAGGTGCAACAGTCATGTCTAGTAATTACTGTAGTCAAGGTGCAACAGTCAAGTCTAGCAATTACTGTAGTCAAGGTGCAACAGTCAAGTCTAGCAATTACTGTAGTCAAGGTGCAACAGTCATGTCTAACAATTACTGTATTCAAGGTGCaacagtcatgtctagcaattaCTGTGGTCAAAGTGCaacagtcatgtctagcaattaCTGTAGTCAAGGTGTaacagtcatgtctagcaattaCTGTAGTCAAGATGCAACAGTCATGTCTAACAATTACTGTGGTCAAAGTGCaacagtcatgtctagcaattaCTGTAGTCAAGGTGTaacagtcatgtctagcaattaCTGTAGTCAAGATGCAACAGTCATGTCTAACAATTACTGTAGTCAAAGTGCaacagtcatgtctagcaattaCTGTAGTCAAGGTGCaacagtcatgtctagcaattaCTGTAGTCAATGTGCAACAGTCATGTCTAACAATTACTGTAGTCAAGGTGCAACAGTCAAGTCTAGCAATTACTGTCATCAAGGTGCAACAGCCATATCTAGCAATTACTGTGGTCAAGGTGCaacagtcatgtctagcaattaCTGTAGTCAATGTGCAACAGTCAAGTCTAGCAATTACTGTAGTCAAGGTGCAACAGTCATGTCTAACAATTACTGTAGTCAAGGTGCAACAGTCAAGTCTAGCAATTACTGTAGTCAAGGTGCaacagtcatgtctagcaattaCTGTAGTCAATGTGCAACAGTCAAGTCTAGCAATTACTGCAGTCAAGGTGCAACAGCCATATCTAGCAATTACTGTGGTCAAGGTGCAACAGTCAAGTCTAGTAATTATTGTAGTCAAGGTGCAACAGGCATGTCTAACAATTACTGTAGTCAAGGTGCaacagtcatgtctagcaattaCTGTAGTCAAGGTGCAACAGTCATGTCTAACAATTACTGTAGTCAAGGTGCaacagtcatgtctagcaattaCTGTAGTCAAGGTGCAACAGCCATATCTAGCAATTACTGTGGTCAAGGTGCaacagtcatgtctagcaattaCTGTAGTCAATGTGCAACAGTCAAGTCTAGCAATTACTGTAGTCAAGGTGCAACAGTCATGTCTAACCATTACCTTGGTCAAGGTGCAACAGTCAAGTCTAGTAATTATTGTAGTCAAGGTGCAACAGTCATGTCTAACAATTACTGTAGTCAAGGTGCAACAGTCAAGTCTAGCAATTACTGTCATCAAGGTGCAACAGCCATATCTAGCAATTACTGTGGTCAAGGTGCaacagtcatgtctagcaattaCTGTAGTCAATGTGCAACAGTCAAGTCTAGCAATTACTGTAGTCAAGGTGCAACAGTCATGTCTAACAATTACTGTAGTCAAGGTGCAACAGTCAAGTCTAGCAATTACTGTAGTCAAGGTGCaacagtcatgtctagcaattaCTGTAGTCAATGTGCAACAGTCAAGTCTAGCAATTACTGCAGTCAAGGTGCAACAGTCATGTCTAACAATTACTGTAGTCAAGGTGCaacagtcatgtctagcaattaCTGTAGTCAAGGTGCAACAGTCAAGTCTAGCAATTACTGTAGTCAAGGTGCaacagtcatgtctagcaattaCTGTAGTCAAGGTGCaacagtcatgtctagcaattaCTGTAGTCAATGTGCaacagtcatgtctagcaattaCTGTAGTCAAGGTGCAACAGTCTAGTCTAGCAATTACTGTAGTCAAGGTGCaacagtcatgtctagcaattaCTGTAGTCAAGGTGCAACAGTCAAGTCTAGCAATTACTGTAGTCAAGGTGCaacagtcatgtctagcaattaCTGTAGTCAAGGTGCaacagtcatgtctagcaattaCTGTAGTCAAGGTGCAACAGTCAAGTCTAGCAATTACTGTAGTCAATGTGCaacagtcatgtctagcaattaCTGTAGTCAAGGTGCaacagtcatgtctagcaattaCTGTAGTCAAGGTGCaacagtcatgtctagcaattaCTGTAGTCAAGGTGCaacagtcatgtctagcaattaCTGTAGTCAAGGTGCAACAGTCAAGTCTAGCAATTACTGTAGTCAAGGTGCaacagtcatgtctagcaattaCTGTAGTCAAGGTGCaacagtcatgtctagcaattaCTGTAGTCAAGGTGCAACAGTCAAGTCTAGCAATTACTGTAGTCAAGGTGCaacagtcatgtctagcaattaCTGTAGTCAAGGTGCaacagtcatgtctagcaattaCTGTAGTCAAGGTGCAACAGTCAAGTCTAGCAATTACTGTAGTCAAGGTGCaacagtcatgtctagcaattaCTGTAGTCAAGGTGTAACAGGCATGTCTAGCAATTACTGTGGTCAAGGTGCAACAGTCAAGTCTAGCAATTACTGTAGTCAAGGTGCAACAGTCAAGTCTAGCAATGACTGTAGTCAAGGTGCAACAGTCAAGTCTAGCAATTACTGTAGTCAAGGTGCAACAGGCATGTCTAACAATTACTGTAGTCTAGGTGCaacagtcatgtctagcaattaCTGTAGTCAAGGTGCAAAAGTCAAGTCTATCAATTACCGTAGTCAATTGCCAGTGACAAGGCGTCAATGCAAAACTCCAGTGACAAGGGATGTTATCAATGCTGTGAGTAAATGGTACCAGAGCAGCCTAGGTACTTTTATGCTAAGAGCTTTAATGGGAATAGATTGAGAAAATGTGTTGAAAAGGGCATTGACTATGTAGAAAAAAGTATGTCtatctaaatttaaaaactttaaaattttaaggTTATGAGAAAAGTTCAGATACCTATGAACTAATTCTCATATAATTAGCCAGTTTGGCACACAAATTTTCACATAGCACAAATATTCACATAATACAGATCTTCATATAACACACATCTTCAACCAACACAGATAATCACATAACACAGACCTTCACATAACACAGATCTTCACATAATACAGATCTTCATATAACACACATCTTCACCCAACACAGATAATCACATAACACAGACCTTCACATAACACAGATCTTCATATAACACACATCTTCACATAACACAGATCTTCACATAACACATATCTTCACATAACACAGATCTTCACCTAACACAGATCTTCACATAACACAGATCTTGACATAACAACAAtgagaaaaataacaacaaaatacTGTCATTCCTTGGATTCCGGAATTATTTCTTGCACTCACCTCATTGAAAAATTCAACATAAGCAAGTCCCTTGGATTTGCCTCCCTTGTATGTAACAATACGAACATCTTTCACTTTGCCATGCTAAAAAGGATGTTAGGATCTGCTCAGTCATGTGATGGTAAAAAGGAAACTACTTTGCACACAGTACCATAGAGATAACTATAATTACCAAAGCTTCCGTTGCCTAACAACTTGTTGCATCAAGCAAAGGACTGGTGAGATGTACAAGAATAGTATTTcattccttaaaggttgacttgcaacaaaattcacattacagttatttggtatcagaagattcaccatgtcttactctgttgtgttgtaggtgcaaaatatgtggaaatgtgattacaagctcttaaaagctcaaaaaagaaaAGCCGCCATtgattggaatatctttatttcgacgacatagccatgaaatttggttattgtcttgtcacgtgatgttctcacgtgaattgaaaggccaataaaaagctcaatataaaacttattgtagcactagtttatgacaaacacttcgggttttaccgaagaccccgtatcaaatatagatgctcgccacattacagttttgtttcggcctggtctaatcggcaagttgtaatctgttcatgtgacccaatacttcgcaaataattgtttcagcacttttcgattatcacaggtgaccaacaggctcatcctgtttatcagaggatgatatgcaatcgttcaagctaagataaaaaaattaaacagatttttacggcaggttttgagatatcagtgctcaaagtggcagcattacgatgccgataaaacagacgcgtaagaacaatagacatggctttattgaatgcgtgaagcatatttgtgaaaatatttcgacgaataaggttgcatgaaagtgtaaacagaaaccatctctcacaactacgtcacatttgagctgtttttgaaagagaatccaaactacggcggtctcgtgtggctgcgattaactgttcgtttttgagcttttaaaagcttgtaatcacatttccacatatttggcacctacagcacaacagagtaagacatggtgaatcttctgataccaaataactgtaatgtgaattttgttgcaagtcaacctttaaagaacaAAGAAAGTTTCTAGCCTGCTTAAAATCCTTAGTTTGAAGAGACCTGTTTTATTGGCCCTATGTATCAGTCTCTAAACTATAATAACAGgataaatttataaacactTGTAGAAACAAGTGATGCAATGAGCAGGGTGAGTAAGACACGAGCAGTCAAGGAGCTGGAAAGATAAATCCAGGTAGTGACAAGTAAACAGTGTTGTTTATTGTCACGATCAGCATGAGGATGGTTTTGGATGAACAAACTGTAAACACTTCTGTTGCACAGATGAGACACCCTATCAATTATCAGCTATGTTGACAGAAATATCAGTTCATGACTGGCAAAGGTGTGGTTAAGTTATTGTTTGAGGTTTCAGCTTGGCAGAATTGAATGAACGAATAAAAAGCTGTTTCTagtctttttaattttatatctgACCAGTATGTAGGTAAAAAGGTAGAAAAGGATGTGGAAGAACAGGAGGAGAGTGTAAAAATGAGGAGAGAGAGATATGGAGAGCAGAACAGAGCGAGGAAAAGGAGGTGGAGGGGAAGGTGAAGGATGAGTAATAAAGAAGCAGGGAAAGAAGATGAAGGATGGGGTGGGaatgagagagagatagagggaAGAGAAAGACAGAGGACAGCGAAAGAAGCAGTTTAGGAGGAGGGCTAATGACTGAGgcaaaaaaagaataaaaatagaGAAAGAGTAAAGCAGGAGAGAAAAAGGGAGAAAAGGAATAAAAGTGCACGAAGCTACCAATAATCATGGAGTTGTCCTCTAACTGCAACATCAACAAAGATATGAGGCCAAACGTTTTAATGATGCCTCGACCGTATGCATATTTGCTGGCATTATTTACTCcaattatagcaaagattaccATGACTCTTCTATTACTAGGATAGTATTTGCTGAGAGTCCATAAGCCATTGAAGCACTCTTAATCATGCAACCAGTGCATAGGGAATTTGACAGTGTACTATTAACTAGTTACTAGAGAAAAGATAATTCCAAAAAAAGAAACTAAACACAACCCTCAACCTCAATTGCTACTACCACCGATAATGCTCAGGCTATGCATAGATTTCAGCTAACATGTCATAGCCATGTGACATATGTGTGTGCAGGTctcataacatacatgtataggcCATGTGACATATGTGTGTGAAGGTctcataacatacatgtataggcCATGTGACATATGTGTGTGCAGGTctcataacatacatgtataggcCATGTGACATATGTGTGTGAAGGTctcataacatacatgtatagacCATGTGACATATGTGTGTGCAGGTctcataacatacatgtataggcCATGTGACATATGTGTGTGCAGGTctcataatatacatgtataggccATGTGACATATGTGTGTGCAGGTctcataacatacatgtatagacCATGTGACATATGTGTGTGTAGGTctcataacatacatgtataggcCATATGACATATGTGTGTGTAGGTctcataacatacatgtatagacCATGTGACATATGCCTGTGCAGGTctcataacatacatgtatagacCATGTGACATATGTGTGTGCAGGTctcataacatacatgtataggcCATGTGACATATGTGTGTGCAGGTctcataacatacatgtatagacCATGTGACATATGTGTGTGCAGGTctcataacatacatgtataggcCATGTGACAtatgagtgtgcaggtctcataacatacatgtataggcCATGTGACATATGTGTGTGCAGGTctcataacatacatgtatagacCATGTGACATATGTGTGTGCAGGT
The sequence above is drawn from the Watersipora subatra chromosome 5, tzWatSuba1.1, whole genome shotgun sequence genome and encodes:
- the LOC137396685 gene encoding platelet binding protein GspB-like, which codes for MSSNYCSQGATVKSSNYCSQGATVKSSNYCSQGATVMSNNYCIQGATVMSSNYCGQSATVMSSNYCSQGVTVMSSNYCSQDATVMSNNYCGQSATVMSSNYCSQGVTVMSSNYCSQDATVMSNNYCSQSATVMSSNYCSQGATVMSSNYCSQCATVMSNNYCSQGATVKSSNYCHQGATAISSNYCGQGATVMSSNYCSQCATVKSSNYCSQGATVMSNNYCSQGATVKSSNYCSQGATVMSSNYCSQCATVKSSNYCSQGATAISSNYCGQGATVKSSNYCSQGATGMSNNYCSQGATVMSSNYCSQGATVMSNNYCSQGATVMSSNYCSQGATAISSNYCGQGATVMSSNYCSQCATVKSSNYCSQGATVMSNHYLGQGATVKSSNYCSQGATVMSNNYCSQGATVKSSNYCHQGATAISSNYCGQGATVMSSNYCSQCATVKSSNYCSQGATVMSNNYCSQGATVKSSNYCSQGATVMSSNYCSQCATVKSSNYCSQGATVMSNNYCSQGATVMSSNYCSQGATVKSSNYCSQGATVMSSNYCSQGATVIQGATVMSSNYCSQGATVKSSNYCSQGATVMSSNYCSQGATVMSSNYCSQGATVKSSNYCSQCATVMSSNYCSQGATVMSSNYCSQGATVMSSNYCSQGATVMSSNYCSQGATVKSSNYCSQGATVMSSNYCSQGATVMSSNYCSQGATVKSSNYCSQGATVMSSNYCSQGATVMSSNYCSQGATVKSSNYCSQGATVMSSNYCSQGVTGMSSNYCGQGATVKSSNYCSQGATVKSSNDCSQGATVKSSNYCSQGATGMSNNYCSLGATVMSSNYCSQGAKVKSINYRSQLPVTRRQCKTPVTRDVINAVSKWYQSSLGTFMLRALMGID